Proteins co-encoded in one Mycobacterium mantenii genomic window:
- a CDS encoding RNA polymerase sigma-70 factor: MTQAPTGSGHAERFTVLRPLLFTIAYEMLGSATEADDVLQDSYLRWAAVDLATVRDTKSYLAQLVTRQALNSLRAGARRREDYVGPWLPEPLLLDEQDPSADVVLAESISMAMLVLLETLSPDERAVFVLREVFGFDYGEIAEAVGRPAPTVRQVAHRAREHVRARRKRFDAVDPERNAEITAQFLATAADGDVEALITMLAPDATWTADSGGVVSAARRPVVGAEKVARAIAGLMRRAAALGTMRVDMVTCNSAPAVRLYLGEQLEGVITLEIAEDKITNFYVMRNPQKLAALATARDISRG, encoded by the coding sequence ATGACGCAAGCACCGACCGGCAGCGGGCACGCCGAACGGTTCACCGTGCTGCGGCCACTGCTGTTCACCATCGCCTACGAGATGCTCGGCTCGGCGACCGAGGCCGACGACGTCTTGCAGGACAGCTATCTGCGGTGGGCGGCGGTCGACCTGGCGACGGTACGCGACACCAAGTCGTATCTGGCCCAGCTGGTCACCCGTCAGGCGCTGAACTCGCTGCGGGCCGGTGCTCGCCGGCGCGAGGATTACGTGGGGCCGTGGCTGCCGGAGCCGTTGCTGCTCGACGAGCAGGACCCGTCGGCCGACGTCGTTCTGGCGGAGTCGATTTCGATGGCGATGCTGGTGTTGCTGGAGACGCTGAGTCCCGACGAGCGGGCCGTGTTCGTGCTGCGCGAGGTGTTCGGGTTCGACTACGGCGAGATCGCCGAGGCGGTGGGCAGGCCGGCGCCCACCGTGCGGCAGGTCGCGCACCGGGCCCGCGAACACGTGCGGGCCCGGCGGAAGCGATTCGACGCGGTGGACCCGGAACGCAATGCCGAGATCACCGCGCAGTTTCTGGCCACCGCGGCCGACGGTGACGTGGAGGCGCTGATCACCATGCTCGCCCCGGACGCCACCTGGACCGCCGACAGCGGCGGCGTGGTGAGCGCCGCCCGCCGGCCGGTGGTCGGCGCCGAAAAGGTGGCCCGCGCCATCGCCGGGCTGATGCGCCGCGCCGCGGCGCTCGGCACGATGCGGGTGGACATGGTGACCTGCAACAGCGCCCCGGCGGTTCGGCTCTACCTCGGCGAACAGCTCGAAGGCGTGATCACGCTGGAGATCGCCGAGGACAAGATCACCAATTTCTACGTGATGCGCAACCCGCAGAAACTGGCCGCCCTGGCCACCGCCCGCGACATCAGCCGCGGCTGA
- a CDS encoding NAD(P)/FAD-dependent oxidoreductase: protein MKAPQRTHVVVVGAGYAGTLAANHLRQRPDVDITVVNPRPVFVERIRLHQLVADTGTATADYATLLGEGIRLVVDTVDHIETEDRRVLLTSGAELNYDYLIYAVGSTGATASTVPGFAEFAHSVADLESAHRLHYALTDLPLPAPITVVGGGLTGIETASELAEGGRPVTLVCGPVLGPSLSRRGRRSVAKRLRRLGVNVLESVAVAEVRWDEVVLTDGVVLPSAATVWTAGFAVPDLAARSGLHTDPMGRLLTDETLTSIDDGRIVAAGDAAAPSGQPLRMSCQAAGLMGAQAANTVLSRIAGDAPAALSQAFVGQCISLGRTHATVQFSRTDDTPVNVFLGGRAAASVKEAICKGTLWSIRREAAKPGSYRWIKGGKRPAPSPAGEEVAAR from the coding sequence ATGAAGGCCCCCCAAAGAACGCATGTCGTCGTCGTCGGCGCCGGATACGCCGGAACCCTGGCGGCCAACCACCTGCGCCAGCGTCCGGACGTCGACATCACCGTGGTGAACCCGCGACCGGTCTTCGTCGAGCGAATCCGCTTGCACCAGTTGGTCGCCGACACGGGCACGGCGACCGCCGATTACGCGACGCTGCTCGGCGAGGGGATCAGGTTGGTCGTCGACACCGTCGACCACATCGAGACCGAGGACCGGCGCGTCCTGCTGACCTCCGGCGCGGAGTTGAACTACGACTACCTGATCTACGCCGTGGGAAGCACGGGTGCGACCGCCTCGACGGTGCCCGGCTTCGCCGAATTCGCGCATTCGGTCGCCGACCTGGAAAGCGCGCACCGGCTGCACTACGCGCTCACCGATCTGCCGCTGCCCGCACCCATCACCGTGGTCGGCGGCGGGTTGACCGGCATCGAGACCGCCTCCGAGCTGGCCGAGGGCGGGCGCCCGGTGACCCTGGTCTGCGGCCCCGTCCTCGGTCCGTCGCTGAGCAGGCGGGGCCGGCGCTCGGTGGCCAAGCGGCTGCGCCGGCTGGGCGTCAACGTGCTGGAGTCCGTCGCCGTGGCCGAGGTGCGCTGGGATGAGGTGGTGCTCACCGACGGCGTCGTGCTGCCCAGCGCGGCGACGGTCTGGACGGCCGGATTCGCCGTGCCGGACCTGGCCGCCCGCAGCGGCCTGCACACCGACCCGATGGGCCGGCTGCTCACCGACGAGACGCTCACCAGCATCGACGACGGGCGCATCGTCGCCGCGGGTGACGCCGCCGCGCCGTCCGGTCAGCCGCTGCGGATGAGCTGCCAGGCCGCCGGCCTGATGGGCGCGCAGGCCGCCAACACCGTGCTCAGCCGCATTGCCGGCGACGCGCCCGCGGCGCTGAGCCAGGCGTTCGTCGGGCAGTGCATCAGCCTGGGCCGCACGCACGCCACCGTGCAGTTCTCCCGCACCGATGACACCCCGGTGAACGTGTTCCTCGGCGGCCGGGCGGCGGCGTCGGTCAAGGAAGCGATCTGCAAGGGCACGCTGTGGTCGATCCGCCGGGAGGCCGCCAAGCCCGGTTCGTACCGCTGGATCAAGGGCGGCAAGCGGCCCGCGCCGTCACCCGCCGGCGAGGAGGTCGCCGCGCGATGA